The DNA sequence AGAACATGGAATTTCTTTCATTCTTCACAAAAACCGTTTAGTTGAGCATGAAGAGATTGGTTCAGTTGGATACGATAATGTCTATAAAGAACTAGGGATTAATCCCAATGAACATCACGAAGGGTGGCATCAACAATACCTAAACCGTGAAATAAAACTTCATGAACCTTTAGCGAAATATGGAAAACTTAAACCTTGGCAAGCTGAAATCAATTCGGAATTTATTAGTTCACTAATAAAGGATAAAAATAATGAACGTTTTATTGAGCTGATTGAATCAAATAAAATTGACTTAAGCCTGATTCAGTATGACAAGAACCTATTAGAAATAGCAGTTGTTTATAAAAACCTTCCGATAGTCAAATACTTGGTTGAACACAATCTGCCGTTTAGAAATTCGATCTCTTATTGTCGATCAAATGACATACAATTCTTAAAACAACTTGTAGATCTTGGTTTAGACATTAATCAACCTGCTATCTACGATCGATCTCTTGCAATGCATGAGATTTATGAAATTATGCAAGGACATTTTCATAAGCGTGAAAACATTGACGAAATAATAGAACAAAGAGTTTCTACTTTAAAGGAGTTACTTCAACTAGGAGCTTCTTTGGACAATTGTGATTCAGATAAATCAAATTACATTGAGTGTCTTGAAAAACAATATGCTAAACACTTCATCGAGAAAACTGGTATTATTGAACTTATAGAAGCTATTTAAAACATCGCTAACAAGGGCTATGACACCATGTCGTGTCAGTGGGTCACGATAGGTTTGTGGTCACTTACTTAGTCCGCGAATTCTTCGAATTCGCCTAGTGTAAAAAAAGAAAATACTATGCGAATTAAAAGAATTCGCTACTTAGATAAACGAAACGAAATACGAACTGAAACACGCCACGGTGCATAGCCATAGCGTTGTATGCCATGCTGAAAAAAGGCCAACCGCACAAATAGCACATTTGGTTTTTGCCGACACACAAGCAAACGCTGAAAACCAAAAGAGCTATTTCTTGCCGGCACTAATCATATATTGTAATGACCGAAAGACAAATAGAAATACACAAAGGGCTAAAAGCTATTGGACCTGAGATAGCACAATTTTACTTAGACGGAATACAATTAATTGACTCTAGTTTAGGAACTAAATCTAATCTATTAGCTCATATTCTCAGAGAGATTGATGGTGGTTTACGAGATGTATTTGAGCAAAAACATTTAAAGAAAGAGTTTCAGAAAAAATTAAAAAATGAAGACCTTGTAAAGGTATTTGACCAATTTAAGGAAGACTACAAGAATTTTGATTACTTAGGTGACATCACTTTCGAAGACTTTAAAGAAGCTAAAGGACACATTTCTTCAATTCTGGTATCCTTTGGTTTCAGTTTTGACCACCCTCTATCAGCTCAATATATTAAAGTTGTGCGATGGCTAGCGAAATACGCGCATAGGAGTGGTTCTTATAACGAGCCTAGAAATCCTAAAGATATTATTAATCTATGGTATGAATTTGAGGATGTTTTATCAAAATTGATCGGAAACTACTATGCACTAGCTGATAGAATAGACTCAATTTTATCACTTGAAGAGCCAACATCAGAAGTACTCAAGACGTTACCAAATCTGTTAAATACAGAATCTAGATTCATCTATTTTTTCAATGGCCTTAAATCACCTAAGTGGCTAATCCCTTTAGAAAATGAAAAATATTTTGATGGCTCAAAAAATCCTGAGCCTGTCGAATCCGAAGATAATCCTGGCTTCTATTCAATGCCCTATTGGGGTGTGCTAACTTACCTTGAGGAGATTGCAAATCAAAATTTAAATACTCCCGAAAAAGAAACTACAGAATCCCTTATTAGAATAATTGATAGCATTTGCCTTTACAGAAACTCAGAAGATCAAAGAATAGAAAACTACCGAACAGACTATACGGTACTAAAGCTTATTTGTACGCTCCCAAAAGAATATATTGATGATAGGCACTTTGAGTTTATCAAAGTTGGTTTATTAAGTAAATGGGATGGGTTAATAGGCCATAGTTACAATGAGTTTCTGGAGAGACTGATTTCTATAGGTAGAAATGACTTGTTGTTAAAGGGGGTAGAATTACTGTTAACCCATAAAATTGTCGAAGGAACTTTTGAAAAAGTTCATTCAATATTCAGAAGTTATGAACTTCAAAGGATTCTATCTGATTTCAAAGAAAGATTAATTTCCATACTCGGGTTTGATTTATTAGACCTAGGCCTACAAAAAATAATTGAAGTCATTGAGCTTGACAAAACTGCCTTTAATAACATTTCTATTCCCGCAATTGAGAACCACGAACAAACATCATTTCCTGATAAGTACGATTGTCAATTAGTCTACCTTGTTCGAGATACACTTGAGAAACTAGATTCAAAAGATCTAATTGAAACTTTAAAGGAATTTCTTGCCAAAGAACACCCAGTCTTTAAAAGGATCGCAATTCATACAATTCGTGTTAGATATTCCGAGTTTAAAGTTCTTTTCTGGGATTTAAAAGAAAACCCCTTAAGCTTACCACTCACCAAACATGAGGTTTATGAATTACTCAAGGAGCATTCAACAGAATTCACTGCTGATGAAATTACTCAAATAATCGATTGGATTAATTCTAAAGAATATTATATCCCTGAAGAGTTTGAAGATGATAAAGACAAGGTTGAAAGGTCCATTGCTTATCGAAAAAAGGAATGGCTGACTTCACTTATGCCAAGTGAATCAGAAATTGTGTCTGAAATGATAAAAGAGTTAGACAAAATAAATGATGCGGATGTTGACCATCCAGGATTTGATTCTTGGCACTCTAGCCTTTCTGGATCTGTTTCCCCACTAACAATGGAAGATATACTGAAACAGAGCATAGAGGATACAGTCACATTTTATCATGAATTTAATAAACAAGATCATGATTTCATGGGTCCATCAGTAGATGGATTAATTGACATGCTGACACTGACAGTCCGCAAAAATCCTAGAAAGTATATTGTGGATTGCAAACCACTTATTGAAGCTCCCTCGCAGATAATTTACGCATGGATAAGAGGATTGGGAGAAAGCTGGAGAGATGAAAAGGAGAAATTTGACAGTACAGAAGCATTTGAGACCATACTCCATATTATCCAAAAGAAAGAGTTTTGGGAATCACATAATTCTGATGATAATTATAGTCGTTGGTTTATTTCAAGCTTACTTAGCTTTATTGAGGATGGTTTAAGAGATGACAATCATGCTTTTGATGCAGACCTGCTTCCAATAATAAAAGAAATTCTATTCACAATTCTTGAAAATGATGCCCACCCAGTTTTTGACTACTCAGATTTGTCCATGACAGTACTGAATAATTCAAAGGGAAAAATCTACATGACCCTTTTTCAGTATTCTCTAAGATTGGCTCGCTTGGAAGCAAAAGACAATGACCGTTGGGAAAGTGACATCAAAAAGTTAATTACTCAAAAAATAGAATTGAATGACGAGGATCCTTTACTTTTTTATGTGATCGGGCAGTTTTTACCAAATATCCACTTCCTTGACGAAAATTGGATGTTTGAAAATTTCCATAAGCTCTTCCCAATCGAGAACGAAACCAATTGGTCATCAGCTATGAGTGGTTATTTTTTCCATCATAGACGGCCAAATAGAGTTTACTTTAGATTTTTTCTAGAAGGCTCACATCTTTTAAAAGCCATATCAAATGACATTGTAAAAGGTGAATCAAAAAACAGCTTGATTCAACAAATTTGTACAGCTTACTTATATGACTTTGAATCAATTGATATTGATAAAGAAGTGATTCAAGCATTGATTAATTCTAAAAATGAAAGTGTTCTATCAAGTTTAATATTCTTCTTTTGGAGTCCTAGATTCCCATTTGAGAAAAAGGTCATTCACAAAATCAAACCATTTTGGGTTGAGCTTTTTAACAATGCGATTAAAATGGAGGATGAAAAAGTAGATTCTTATATACTCTCCGGTTGTTGCAAATGGCTATATAGTGTCGAACAAATAGATGAGGAAGTATTTGAAATTTTGTCTAAATCTGTTGCTTATCTAAATCAACGTGATCGATATTCAGTTATAGAATCTCTATCAAAGCATATTAACAATTACCCCGAAAAAGTTGGGTTAATTTTAATCGAGTTATTCAAGAAAGAGGTGAGTTATGATATTTCAAGAGGAAAGCTTCATGAAATGGTAGAGAATCTTTATGATAAAGGGCATAAAGAAATTGGTGATAAAATTTGTCTTCTACATGGTGAAAATGGCTTTCACTTTTTAAGAAGTTTATACATTAAATACAATACATGATTACTGAAATAGCAGTCATACACCTTGGCAAGTCGCTTAAAGCAGCCGCGCCAGCCAAAACTTGCCAAAGAGTATATCTGCCCCAACGTTGACAGAAAAGAAAATGAAAAAGCACGGGCATACAACATTGGCTATACGTAATGCGGGCGAAAGTGCTGATATGAAATTAATTATATTAAACAAACTTTACGACAAACGGACAGTGAAGTGCCTCGAAATCCCGCACTACGCATAGCCGAGACCGTTATGGGCAAACCAAAGACAACAAAGAATGACAGAAGAAAGTAAATTATTAGAGGAGGCACAAAAGCATTATCATAGAGAAAATGGACAACATGAAGCAATTCGCCTTTATAAAATACTTTTGGAAAAATATCCCAACAACATTACAGGATGGAGTGATTTGGCTTCAATGCAATACGATATCTTAGATTTTGATAATGCAATAAGGTCTTCTCATAAAATGCTTTCTCTAGACCCAGAAAATGCATGGAATACAGAGATGTTTTTAACTAAACTAAAGTTGTTGAGGAAATTTAAATTTGCCGCTCCCAATCTTTACTTGGACGAAGAAACAAGAGAAGCACATGAAATTAAAGAGCTAGAAGGAGAATTTAGCTTATTCGAACAGATTGAAAAATATTCCATCAAACTACTTGATTTATACAAGGACAATTTAAAAAAGGTTTATGAGCTAAATTTAACATTCTCCTTTACCCTAATTGAATATGGCAAATATCAAGAAGGATTATCATGTTTAAACAAAGCTTTGGAATTAAAAGATTATCGCGTTTTAAAGAGAAGAAACCCATTACCTAATATTTATAATTGGATGTCTACCGCATACTTAGGTCTAAAGGATTATAAGAATGCATTGAAGCATCTTGACATGGCTTTCGAAAATGGACTAGATGAATATGTTTATTTGAAAAAGGCTGAAATTTATAAAGAGATGGGAGATTTGGAAATGCATAACCAAGTAATTGAAGACTTCATTAAAATCGTTGATGACAAAATAAGAACTAAACCTGAAACGGCATATATATCGCAAAAAATAAATGCAATTTTAAAATTAGGAAATATTTTACGAGCAGAAGAAGCACTTAATGACTTTGAGGTTTTAAAGCCGTTTGATGAACGAACTCTAAAAATAATTGCAGAGAAAAAAGCTTTGATTAATAATAAAAAAGCTCATAACAATGTATAAAAATATTAGCCGGGACAGTAGGTTTATCAAGGGTTTAGCCCGCTTTAATTTTCTTGTAATTTGACAGGAAAGTGCCACGAAGTTGGCTACTATTCTTATACTCACCGTTGGCGGTCATTACAAAATGAGAAATAACTTAATTATATTATTAATCGGACTATTATTCTTTCAATGCCAAGAAGTTAAGAAGGGAGAAGTAGAAGATGCTGGCGTAATCGAAGAGTCAATTGATTTTGACACAACTAATATTGTTGAATCAAATACAAATCTGCCTACCCCAGAAGTTCTAATTGATAGTTTGAAAATTGCTAAAAGTGGTGAGTATAAAATAATTCTTAAACAGATTCGAACACCTGACAGTGTTTATGTTGAATTTGAATTATATAAAAAGGAGAATTTAGGATGGAAGCACCTTCAATATTTCAGTATTGAAAAAGACGGAATTACAAGTCTTGATGCTGAATTTATAGACTTTAACAACGACAATTATAATGATTTGACCTTTAAAAGAGGTGTCGCAGCAAGGGGTGCAAATGAATTAAGAAGTCTCTTCGTCTTCGATAAGGAAAAGGAAAAATTAATCCACATTACGAATTCCAATAATTATCCGAACCTCAGATACAATGCAGAACTTGACTGCATAGATGCTTGGTTAATATATGGTGGAAGCTCTACAGTATTTTTAAAACTAGAAGCAGACACATTGAGAGAATTTGCAGGTGTCAGTTTGCTGGACACAAGAGATGTTTACACCCTTGACAGAAATGGCAACAAGAAGATGCTGAGTCAAGATGTAATAAAAGATTCTGTTGTTTACAGAAGGTATTCAAACTATAATCCCTTGAAAGTAAACGAAGAGTATGAATAAAAACGAATCGCCAACAAGGTGTATAGTGCATCCCCTTCGGAATACGCACCATACACAAACCGTTGTACTGCATATGGGAGTAAAACGTAGATAAAGAAATCCAAGTCAAATCTAACCAAACAATGAATTCAAATTAAAAATCACGAACAATCAATGAAGTGGGAATTATCAAGAATTTACTATGCATTCGAGAAGCTCAGTAACTTAAATTGGGATACAAGCAACGATTTGAAGTGGGGTTTTACTTTTTTTGCTAAAAGCAAAACAACTTTGAATAAAATATTTGATGAATTGGTCGACTACAACTACCACATAGACAAATTTGAAAAAAGAGAAGATTTAGATTTATGGATGTTGCACGTAACTAAAATCGAAACACTACTGCCTGACAAACTTCACCGTCGAAACTTAGCATTCGAACAATTGGCCAATTCATTCGACGAATCGGATTACGATGGGTGGAGTGTTGAAAAAACTGAGAACTAACAATTATTAGAATACTGAAAAAATACGCAGCACAACAATGGCTAGCAGCAATAGTCGCTTAGGCCTACACACAAACCAAAACTACAGCTGCTAGCCTCGCCGTTAGTGGCAATTATGGAAATGAGTAAATTCAGAATATTATATAAAGCTATAATTGTGATTTTAGCTTTAAATCAATCTTGCATAACACCTAGCACTGATGAAATTCAAAAAATTGATAAGCCAGACTATTTAAAAATTAAGAGTTTTGGAATAGGTGAAACAGGACAAATTATTTATCAGTTCTATCAGAAATATGGTTTTACAGATTTAGAGGAACAACTTATTTTAATTACTAAACCTGAAAAGATTGATTTTTTGACTTCTGATTTACCTTTAAATTTGACGGATTTACAAAATCTTGAAAAGATAGATGTACGTAAATTTAAACGAGATACATCAATCATTTATGAAGTCGAAAAATATATACATTCTGATATGAGGCTTGAATCCGAAGAGTTTGATTCATCTAAAAATAAATCAGTTTTCCATGTAAAAGGAAAATATAAGTTTGTTCAAACTGATTCTGTTGAAACTCTTTGGTTGTTTGATAAACAAACAGGACTGATGTATATTGAATCGAAGAAATGAAAATGCCACTAACAAAGGCTAAAAAAGCATAGCGTTATTAGTAAAATTGGTAGGTTATTGCGTGTAAGCATACCCGCTACAAATTAAATGAATTTCAAAGGCGTGGCTATTTAGCAGACGGAAAGGTAATTTCTTCGAAATGCTTTTTAGTCGAGCCGTTGTGGTTTAGTAAAGTATTCATGATAAAGTTAAAGCTCTTCATATTTGTATGTATAATCTTTCAATCCATTACAGTTTTAGGACAAGGGAATGAAAAAATCAATCAAGATGTATGCGAACCTCATTTAGATACTCTAACAAATATGAATGTTTACTTTGTTGTGGAAAATCCACCAGTACCAAATGGAGGAATGGTAAGCCTACACTCTACGGTACAGTTTTAATAACAAAGTGAGTTAAGGGTGTAATGCTGGATTACAGGATATTTGCAGGTTATTTAAGGGCTGATTGGGGCAAGAAAAAGCAAAGGTCTAACTTTGCCGTTCGCCAAAACCACAAGCCAGACCTTTACCTTTATGTTGACTGCAAATATACTTGAAATCCTCTGCGGTTTCCAAATCGTCAAAGGCAAACCAAGCAAACAGGTACTAGCCAAGCTAATTACGGCCTTGGTGGAAGATGAAAATGTGCAATTTCATCAGATAGCCAAAAACTTGCCATCCAAGGCGCAAAAAGCTTCTCGGACCAAGCAAGTCAAACGCTTTATGTCAGGAGCTGTGTTCAATTATCAGGCCCTGATGGCATGGTTGTTTTCCTGCCTGCCATCCGGAAAGATCACCCTCTGCATTGACCGAACCAACTGGCAGTCCAGAAAGCAGGCAGTGAATATTCTGGCCGTGACAGCCTACAGTCATGGCGTGGGTTTCCCACTGGCTTTTCGGCTACTGGACAAAAAAGGAAACAGCCACCAGCAGGAGCGTATTGATTTGCTGAAGGAAGTGCTTCAGATTGTACCTCCCGAGCGGATCGGGAAAGTGATTGCAGACCGGGAGTTTATCGGCAAAAAGTGGCTTCGGTTTATGACCATGCAAGGGATTGTCTTCTGCGTTCGGATTCCATCACACCACAAAATCAGCATCGATGGTGTGGAGAAAACAGGAGAGGTATGGAGCAAAGAAGGCTTTCGCTGTACTGACCGAAGAGCGACGATCTATGGAATGGACCTGACTCTTTCCATGCAGATGACCAAGGATAAAAACGGGCGAAAGGACTACCTGATCGTAGTCTCAAACCTGATGAAAAGAGGCTTGCTGTCAAGCTATAGAAAACGGTGGAGCATCGAGGTGTTCTTCCAGTCGCTCAAAGGGCGGGGATTCAACCTGGAAGCCACTCACCTGACCAAATTGGATCGGCTTGAAAGACTTTTTGCTGTGGTGTGTATGGCCTTTGCTGTTTGTCACTTATTTGGCGTGGCTTTCCATGAAAAAGTACAAAACATAAAAGTAAAGAACCACGGTTACAGGGAGAACAGCTATTTCAGAAAGGGAAAAGATCTGTTGCAGGAACATTTCTGTACGAGATCCCGCCAAGTAGGTAATGAGATCAAAGGACTTTGGAAGAAGTTTTGGAGGGGAATTAGTCCCAAAACACCATCTGAAAAACTGGTTTTTAGTTGGTTATAAAAAAGTGTACCGTAGAGTGGCACTCAATAACCTGAATTCTTTTTTGTCGGGTTATAAATTTGAACATAAAAACTCCATTGATACAATTGAAGTAATTAAAACGGTAAGAAATGGAGAGGCAGTCGTTCAACATGTTATTTCAATGGGAACTGATGGGATAACTATAAAAGGAAATTTGGAAAATGAGGGAAACAATAAAACCTTTGAATTTTGATCACCTGATAGAGGAAGTGAAAATCACAATCTGATTGAGTTACTTTTTCATTTAATGTTTGCCTATGTTTCTGAGCCTAAAACTGAAAATTATTTGGAACAACTTGAGCAGTATTTTGATTTTCGATTAGGCTTAAAAAAACTGAGTAATGATCCATTGACTTATAAATTGTACGGATCAATTTCAGTAGACGAAGCAGATGAATTATATGATTTTTTTGATTCTCTCCCTATTGATAA is a window from the Limibacter armeniacum genome containing:
- a CDS encoding ribonuclease E inhibitor RraB; amino-acid sequence: MKWELSRIYYAFEKLSNLNWDTSNDLKWGFTFFAKSKTTLNKIFDELVDYNYHIDKFEKREDLDLWMLHVTKIETLLPDKLHRRNLAFEQLANSFDESDYDGWSVEKTEN
- a CDS encoding DUF6985 domain-containing protein: MKFEFNGEWNFSIELPLLGQTLTFEKRTVSNDIPVTINDSHDLEPDPEQEKINAIEFIIENEVQLLEEFHNQIKDEIFPLHKTYIDDEEIFFPKFNSANELGKVLGLNQITILGFEKDNYAYTQFDFNFSADPEHGISFILHKNRLVEHEEIGSVGYDNVYKELGINPNEHHEGWHQQYLNREIKLHEPLAKYGKLKPWQAEINSEFISSLIKDKNNERFIELIESNKIDLSLIQYDKNLLEIAVVYKNLPIVKYLVEHNLPFRNSISYCRSNDIQFLKQLVDLGLDINQPAIYDRSLAMHEIYEIMQGHFHKRENIDEIIEQRVSTLKELLQLGASLDNCDSDKSNYIECLEKQYAKHFIEKTGIIELIEAI
- a CDS encoding IS4 family transposase — encoded protein: MLTANILEILCGFQIVKGKPSKQVLAKLITALVEDENVQFHQIAKNLPSKAQKASRTKQVKRFMSGAVFNYQALMAWLFSCLPSGKITLCIDRTNWQSRKQAVNILAVTAYSHGVGFPLAFRLLDKKGNSHQQERIDLLKEVLQIVPPERIGKVIADREFIGKKWLRFMTMQGIVFCVRIPSHHKISIDGVEKTGEVWSKEGFRCTDRRATIYGMDLTLSMQMTKDKNGRKDYLIVVSNLMKRGLLSSYRKRWSIEVFFQSLKGRGFNLEATHLTKLDRLERLFAVVCMAFAVCHLFGVAFHEKVQNIKVKNHGYRENSYFRKGKDLLQEHFCTRSRQVGNEIKGLWKKFWRGISPKTPSEKLVFSWL